The following coding sequences lie in one Silene latifolia isolate original U9 population chromosome 5, ASM4854445v1, whole genome shotgun sequence genomic window:
- the LOC141655107 gene encoding putative F-box protein At3g61730, protein MGTGDLCELLELYEDDVWIEISKYLGGKSLVKLGSTCKWFYKLMSEDCIWKYACLRDLGMPNPEMYPSVAKIYASSCDGTHSYLFCQQEKYIEWMRIGAFFMDSPATLVTGKLSWPRRVSMDTIEKMLKTIGLCVLTNIKTGIWIADLQLVRCPVCNLSTCDGTMQMLDTRHFELFLNEGYQNGSWDYIQLGSHETKKHANEATGAIFDLKHLNDASTTEVLKTKTWVENRMTAYQRLRSRVMLLLSTPTCTKG, encoded by the exons ATGGGGACTGGGGATTTGTGTGAACTGCTTGAGCT TTATGAGGATGATGTATGGATAGAGATATCAAAGTACTTAGGCGGAAAGTCACTGGTGAAGCTAGGAAGTACTTGCAAATGGTTCTACAAACTCATGTCAGAAGATTGCATTTGGAAATACGCTTGCTTACGAGATCTTGGCATGCCTAATCCAGAAATGTATCCTTCAGTGGCAAAAATCTATGCATCAA GTTGCGATGGTACTCACTCGTACTTGTTTTGTCAGCAAGAGAAGTATATAG AATGGATGCGGATTGGGGCTTTTTTCATGGACTCACCAGCAACACTCGTGACGGGAAAATTATCTTGGCCTAGAAGAGTTTCTATGGACACTATTGAGAAGATGTTGAAAACCATTGGATTATGTGTGCTCACCAACATTAAAACCGGAATCTGGATAGCTG ATCTGCAGCTTGTTCGATGCCCAGTCTGTAATCTCAGCACATGTGATG GGACAATGCAGATGCTAGATACAAGGCACTTTGAGCTCTTTCTGAATGAGGGCTATCAAAATGGAAGCTGGGACTATATCCAACTCGGGTCACACGAGACAAAGAAACATGCCAATGAAGCTACTGGGGCCATCTTTGATTTGAAGCACTTGAACGACGCTTCAACTACAG AGGTGCTCAAGACGAAGACATGGGTCGAAAACAGGATGACTGCATACCAAAGGTTAAGATCACGCGTCATGCTGTTGCTCTCAACACCAACCTGCACCAAAGGTTAA